A stretch of DNA from Actinomycetota bacterium:
CACCCAGAGGAGGCGCCTGTCGCCGGTGCCGGCCAGGAAGGCCATCGAGCGGCCGTCGGGCGACCAGGTCGGCGCCGACTTGGTGCCGGGGGCGTTCAGCGGCATCAGCTGCGGCGGCCGGCCGGCCTCCGGCGTGACCGTGAAGATCTCGCCCCGCCGCACGAACAGGACCGCGTCGTCCTGACGCTCGGGGGAGCGCTGCGGCAGCATCGCGGCCAGCGGCATGTCCCGGCGCCGCCAGGAGCGGTCGGTGGGGAACTGCTCGGCACCGACGGTCCCGACCGGGCGGCCCTCGACCAGGATCCGGACCGACGCGGTCGGGAGCAGGCGGTTCACCGTCCACACGACCTGGCCGACCCGCAGCTGCCCGGAGCCCTCCGCCTCGGCGAACCTGCGCGACAGGTCGACCGTGGCCACGTTCTCGGCGTACCGGAACTCCCGCAGCTCCGTGCCCTCCGGGATCGCCGTGTCGAGGTTCCGGTAGCGCCCCCGCGGGCCGGCCAGCAGCAGCTTGAGGGCGTGGTTGACCGCGAGCTTGGACACCTCCGGATCGCCGTCGCCCCTGCGGACGAAGACCGGCGCCGCCGCCAGCCGCGGCGCCGGGCGGGTCTTGTCGGCGACCAGGTAGACCTCGGTCGAGGCGTACAACCTGGCGAAGTTGACGTCCCGCATCCAGATGCCGCTGGGGTTGGCCACCCGGGTCTCGGCGCCGTCGTTGCCCAGCTCCAGGTTGAGCATGTCGTCCCCGCTGGCCGGGTACCAGTCGCGGCCGTTCTGGAGCTGCCCGGCCAGCTTGACCTTGACCGGGACGACCCGCCGCCCGTCCTCGCGGACCTGCGGCTGGCCGGGCTCGAAGACGCTGTAGACCCGCACGGTGGTGACGTTCTCGGACCAGCGTTTGACCTTGTCGTGGTCTCTGCTCACCACCCACCGCTGGATCCTCGTGACGTCGCCGGTGTTCATCGCCCGCATGTAGCCGGTCGCCACCTCGACCTCGCTCTGTCCGGAGGACGGGTCGCCGAGGTCCTTGAGGGCGTCGGCGTCCTCCTGCGGCACCGAGGTCGTGACCGGGCTGACCGTCACCACGTGGCCGGTCTGGGGCACGCCGGCCGTGCAGGCCGCCAGCCCACCCAGCGCCACCAGGGCGGCGATCGGACGGAGGAGGCGGTGGCGCGGGGGGCGGCTATCCACCGACGGCGACCTCCGGGACGGGCGCCGGCTCGGGCTGCGGCTCGGCCGCCCGGCCGTCCGCCGGCTCGGGCTTGGGGTCGATGGCCGGCAGGGTGACGGTGAAGGTCGAGCCCTGGCCGACCTCGCTCTGCACGTCGATCGAGCCACGGTGCAGGTTCACGTTCTCGAGGGCGATGGCCAGCCCGAGCCCGGTGCCGCCGAGGGTCCTGGCCCGGTGGACGTCGGCCCGGTAGAAGCGCTCGAAGATGTGGGGCAGGTCCTCGGCCGGGATGCCCTCGCCCTCGTCGGCCACGGTGACGACCACGTCGCGGGCGCGCCGGCCGACCCAGATGCGGACCCCGCCCTCGACGGTGTGCTCGATGGCGTTCTTGACCAGGTTGGAGAAGACGCGGTCGAGCCGGCGCGGGTCGGCCGCGACCAGCGGCTGGCCCTGGCTGCGGTCCACCTCGAGGGCCACGTCGACCTTGCGCCCGTGGGCGATCGGGTCGAGGGCGTCGACCACCTCGTCGAGCAGCCCGCTGAGGTCGACCTCGACCGGCTCCAGGTTGATCACCCCGGCGTCGAAGCGGCTGATCTCCAGGAGGTCCTCGAGCAGGTTCTCGAACCGCTCCAGCTCGCGTTCCAGCAGCACGGCGGCCCGCTGGGCGTCGGGGGGGAGGCCGGCCCGGGCGGCGTGGATGTAGTCGGCGGCCATGCGCACCGTGGCCAGGGGCGTGCGCAGCTCGTGGCTGACGTCGGAGACGAACCGGGCCTGCAGGCTGCCCACGTGCTCCAGCTCGCCGATCTTCTGGGCCAGGTTGTCGGTCATCCGGTTGAACGACTCGGCCAGCTTGCCGAAGTCGTCCTGGCTGGTCGCCTGGGGGATCCGGGCGGCCAGGTTGCCGGCCGCGATCTCCTCGGCGACGTCCCTGGCCCGCTGGATCGGCTTGAGCACCCGGCCGATCGAGATGGCGGCCAGGATGACCACGGCCGCGAGCAGCCCGGCGCCCACGATCAGCAGGAAGTTGGAGAGCTTGGCGAGCGTCTCCTCCTGGAAGTTCAGGGGGTAGAAGAAGTAGGCCTGCTGGGCGCCGGCGTCGCTCTGGTCGAGACGGATCGGGGCGCCCACGACCAGCATGCGGCCCGGGCCGACGGGCGAGCGGATGTACACGTAGGCCAGCTCGTTGCCGCGCTCGACCCGCTCGACCAGGCCGGCGGGGACGTGCTCGATCCTGAAGTCCTCGTCGGAGGAGCTCGGGGTCCCGTCCTCCCCGCGCAGGACCACGGCCTCGAAGTTCGGCTGGCCGCCCAGCCGCTTGATCAGCTGATCCTTGAGCGCATCCTGGATCTGCTCGGTGTTGACGCCGGAGACGTCACTGATCTCGCCGGGCCGGGTGAGGAGCTTGACCTGCTGGACGGCGTCGTAGTTCTGCTGGGTGTACAGGGACTTGGCCAGCAGGGCATGCAGGGCCGCGCCGAGGAGCAGCAGCGCCCCGACCACGATCGCCGACGTGAACAGCACCACCCTGGCCCGCAGGTCGAGCCGGGCGAGGCTGAAGCGGCCCAGTCTTATCCCTGATCACCCGCCTGCGCCGAGGACTCCACGGCGCCGCCCTCCGGCCCGATGCGGTAGCCGACGCCTCTCACAGTCTGCACCACCCGGGGGTTCTCCGGGTCGTCCTCGATCTTGGCCCGCAGCCGCTGGACGTGCACGTTGACCAGCCGGGTGTCGCCGGCGTAGCGGTAGCCCCAGACCTGCTCGAGCAGGACCTCGCGGGTGAACACCTGCCGGGGACGCCTGGCCAGGGTGGCCAGCAGCTCGAACTCGAGCGGGGTCAGGTTGACCGGCTTGCCGTCCTTGGTGACCTGGTGGGCCATGACGTCCATCTCGATGTCGTGGAAGCGGAGCGTCTCGGCGCCGTCGGTGTCGCGGCGGCGCAGCCGGGCCCGGATGCGGGCCACCAGCTCCTTGGCCGAGAACGGCTTGGTGATGTAGTCGTCGGCCCCGGACTCGAGCCCGAGGACGACGTCGACGGTGTCGGTCTTGGCGGTCAGCATCACGATGGGGACGCCGGACTCCAGCCGCAGCTCGCGGCAGATCTCCAGGCCGTCCTTGCCGGGCAGCATGAGGTCGAGCAGGACCAGGTCGGGCTTGGCCTGGTGGAAGGCGGCGATGGCCTGGTCGCCCGAGCGGACGAACACCGGCTCGAAGCCCTCCTGGCGCAGGACGATCCCGAGCATCTCGCCGAGCGACGGGTCGTCGTCGACGACCAGTACCCTGCCCTTCACGCGTTACCGCCCCCTTCCCGGCGCCGACAATCGGCCAAGGATGTCACGTCGGCGTCCAACAGTGGAGTATCAACCATTTCCACAATCCACAGACGTCCGGCTGACGCCGTTGACCGGCCCGTGCGGCCTCGTGACAATGCGCGCGAGCGCCGATGAGAGGATGGTCGTGACCAGCCAACCGCCACCCTGGGACCCGCCGGGCCAGCTGCCCGGCCCGCCCGCCACGCCCCCGCCGGGGTGGGGGCCGCCGCCGGGTGCGGCGCCGGGGTGGGGGGTGCCGTCGCCGTACCCGCCGTTGCCGAAGGCCGGGTCGGCCCGGACGGGGCCCCTGCCGCTGCACCCGATGATGTTCAGCGACCTCCTCGACGGGTCGTTCCGCCTGCTCAAGGCCAACCTCTCCGCCATCGTCCTGGTCGCGGCCGTGTTCGTCATCCCGGTCAACCTGGTGGCCGCGTTCTTCCAGCGCGACCTGCTCGGCGGCTACGGCTTCCTCGAGTTCATCCAGGACCCGTCGCTGGCCGAGCAGGCGGCGGGGACCGGGCCCTCCGACGGGGCCTGGATCGGCATCGTGATCGCCGCCCTCGCCGGCTTCCTGGTCACCCCGTTCATCGGCGGCGCCACCTCCATGATCGTCGCCGCCAGCTACCTCGGCGGGGAGCTCAAGGCCGGCCCGGCCATGCGGGCCACCGGACGCGCCTTCCTCGTCCTGCTGGCCGTGTTCTTCATGACCGCGCTGCTCAAGCTGGCCGGGCTGGTCCTGTGCCTGGTCGGGGCGCTCATCCCCATGACCTTCTTCCTGGTGACCACGCCGGTGGTGATGGTCGAGCACGCCGGGCCCATCCAGGCCATGGCCCGGTCCGTGACCCTGGTCCGCCCGCGGTTCTGGCCGGTCATGGCCATCGGGATCGGGAGCGGCCTCATCGCCAGCTTCCTCGGGAACATCCTGGCCACCCCGTTCTCGATCGCGGCGCTGGCCGTCGGCTACCGCTGGGGCTGGATCCTGGCCGCCATCGGGGCCATCATCCCGGCCCTGATCACGACGCCGTTCGTGTCGATCCTGGCCACCCTGGTCTACTTCGACCTCCGGATCAGGA
This window harbors:
- a CDS encoding LpqB family beta-propeller domain-containing protein yields the protein MDSRPPRHRLLRPIAALVALGGLAACTAGVPQTGHVVTVSPVTTSVPQEDADALKDLGDPSSGQSEVEVATGYMRAMNTGDVTRIQRWVVSRDHDKVKRWSENVTTVRVYSVFEPGQPQVREDGRRVVPVKVKLAGQLQNGRDWYPASGDDMLNLELGNDGAETRVANPSGIWMRDVNFARLYASTEVYLVADKTRPAPRLAAAPVFVRRGDGDPEVSKLAVNHALKLLLAGPRGRYRNLDTAIPEGTELREFRYAENVATVDLSRRFAEAEGSGQLRVGQVVWTVNRLLPTASVRILVEGRPVGTVGAEQFPTDRSWRRRDMPLAAMLPQRSPERQDDAVLFVRRGEIFTVTPEAGRPPQLMPLNAPGTKSAPTWSPDGRSMAFLAGTGDRRLLWVRQPSGQAFSAKKLSGRLSPPSWSPDSKRIYVVSRDETGARLLEVGRSTLGVRQLSLPPLPAGLQPSSVTVSPDGASVLAVADRPDRKVLAAEPVPGGQLFLGQFGRGGVIQWSPRQLAPGLGRVFSPVWVGPVTVAFIAETGNKDDLGKLWTIRSDGWDPTAVLNDSGMPIGDIGNQLTVDPSGSSFVVPARSSNGVSLWMVDRGKKSVSYLTAPAPTAFDVDPSFASR
- a CDS encoding HAMP domain-containing sensor histidine kinase; the encoded protein is MLFTSAIVVGALLLLGAALHALLAKSLYTQQNYDAVQQVKLLTRPGEISDVSGVNTEQIQDALKDQLIKRLGGQPNFEAVVLRGEDGTPSSSDEDFRIEHVPAGLVERVERGNELAYVYIRSPVGPGRMLVVGAPIRLDQSDAGAQQAYFFYPLNFQEETLAKLSNFLLIVGAGLLAAVVILAAISIGRVLKPIQRARDVAEEIAAGNLAARIPQATSQDDFGKLAESFNRMTDNLAQKIGELEHVGSLQARFVSDVSHELRTPLATVRMAADYIHAARAGLPPDAQRAAVLLERELERFENLLEDLLEISRFDAGVINLEPVEVDLSGLLDEVVDALDPIAHGRKVDVALEVDRSQGQPLVAADPRRLDRVFSNLVKNAIEHTVEGGVRIWVGRRARDVVVTVADEGEGIPAEDLPHIFERFYRADVHRARTLGGTGLGLAIALENVNLHRGSIDVQSEVGQGSTFTVTLPAIDPKPEPADGRAAEPQPEPAPVPEVAVGG
- the mtrA gene encoding MtrAB system response regulator MtrA; the protein is MKGRVLVVDDDPSLGEMLGIVLRQEGFEPVFVRSGDQAIAAFHQAKPDLVLLDLMLPGKDGLEICRELRLESGVPIVMLTAKTDTVDVVLGLESGADDYITKPFSAKELVARIRARLRRRDTDGAETLRFHDIEMDVMAHQVTKDGKPVNLTPLEFELLATLARRPRQVFTREVLLEQVWGYRYAGDTRLVNVHVQRLRAKIEDDPENPRVVQTVRGVGYRIGPEGGAVESSAQAGDQG